A region from the Corynebacterium halotolerans YIM 70093 = DSM 44683 genome encodes:
- a CDS encoding aspartate aminotransferase family protein: MDTTIFEHHESSIRGYCRNFPTVFASASNARQTAEDGTSYIDFFSGAGVLNFGHNNPRMKEAMIEFLQSDGVAHSLDTYTTTKRDFIQRFHEVVLAPRGMDHRLQFMGPTGSNAVEAALKLARLSTGRREIVAFSHGFHGMTLGSLAATANHAFRQWAGVPLTDVVRLPFETAPGGRTAIAEYAASLRDTSSGNTPPAAFLVEPVQAEGGVNVASREWLHEVQDLAREVGALFIIDDIQAGIGRTGSYFSFDDMDLDPDIITLAKGLGGFGTPIAMNLNKPAVDDNWSPGAHTGTFRGQGLSFIAGTVALGYFTDEAFLAGVRDKGQVMRERLERIAADHPDRDWEVRGRGMMQALDTGDGAFAKQVQAEAFDRGLLIGPCGTGGQVIKLIPPLTIGEDDLAEGLDLFEQAIRAAQAVT; encoded by the coding sequence ATGGACACCACCATTTTTGAGCACCACGAGTCCAGTATCCGCGGCTACTGCCGCAACTTTCCGACGGTGTTCGCGTCGGCCTCCAACGCGCGCCAGACCGCGGAGGACGGCACCTCGTACATCGACTTCTTCTCCGGCGCCGGAGTGCTGAATTTCGGGCACAACAACCCGCGGATGAAGGAGGCGATGATCGAGTTCCTCCAGTCCGACGGCGTCGCCCACAGCCTGGACACCTACACCACCACCAAACGCGACTTCATCCAACGTTTCCACGAGGTGGTGCTCGCCCCCCGCGGCATGGACCACCGTCTGCAGTTCATGGGCCCCACCGGATCCAACGCCGTCGAGGCCGCCCTGAAACTGGCGCGCCTGAGCACCGGGCGCCGCGAGATTGTGGCCTTCAGCCACGGCTTCCACGGCATGACCCTCGGTTCCCTGGCCGCCACCGCCAACCACGCCTTCCGCCAGTGGGCGGGCGTGCCCCTGACCGACGTCGTGCGCCTGCCTTTCGAGACCGCGCCCGGCGGCCGCACGGCCATCGCCGAGTACGCGGCGTCGCTGCGCGACACCTCCAGCGGCAACACCCCGCCCGCCGCGTTCCTCGTCGAGCCGGTCCAGGCGGAGGGCGGCGTCAACGTGGCCAGCCGCGAGTGGCTGCACGAGGTGCAGGACCTCGCCCGCGAGGTCGGGGCACTGTTCATCATCGACGACATCCAGGCCGGCATCGGCCGTACCGGCAGCTACTTCTCCTTCGATGACATGGACCTGGATCCCGACATCATCACCCTCGCCAAGGGGCTCGGCGGCTTCGGCACCCCGATCGCGATGAACCTCAACAAACCGGCCGTCGACGACAACTGGTCCCCCGGGGCGCACACCGGCACCTTCCGCGGGCAGGGGCTGTCGTTCATCGCCGGCACCGTCGCGCTGGGCTACTTCACCGACGAGGCCTTCCTGGCAGGGGTGCGGGACAAGGGGCAGGTGATGCGCGAGCGCCTCGAGCGCATCGCCGCCGACCATCCGGACCGGGACTGGGAGGTCCGCGGACGCGGGATGATGCAGGCGCTGGACACCGGCGACGGCGCCTTCGCCAAGCAGGTGCAGGCCGAGGCGTTCGACCGCGGCCTGCTGATCGGCCCCTGTGGCACGGGCGGGCAGGTGATCAAGCTGATCCCGCCGCTGACCATCGGCGAGGACGACCTGGCCGAGGGACTCGACCTGTTCGAGCAGGCCATCCGCGCCGCCCAGGCGGTGACCTGA
- a CDS encoding plasmid pRiA4b ORF-3 family protein, translating to MTDSVIDLSARRSNRNWTLLRLESTALSEPLAREFLVDSSLPAMQVVDLLAVGMGFTPSPTTVLELRRPAGSSRYAARGEYHFDSDSLWDVTGMEFSEVLHGAEQSGAELRLDLVPAKGWRFILQTRTPADTELDAAAGPFSPVDESLPLLSGDVSVPVYEAVTWARAGEPVPPHLQMALLRDSEVAEVLLPREFNVRERIHNYFRLSGEDLVFPWFGLLETYASRSPLPVAALELLNVLEQRGPAKVLKNGRLSLPDTRKVVGDSAFFAEQWAQVPAPIFGNRELRSADDVPGLPEALDTLHDVGLVQVDGQRLTVSENLPGDQPEQTLDRDRALIVELFMADITSGRIAQDFATGYPVPEQILKPRPDARFSLEPGPADFRFDSYTDDPAVKRLLDAVMSAVNPWGSPLEDDLPEDGFVIGDPAVDAQFDETGFSDEVNRQIRQFREMFVGPDDAEEDPTPPATTGGGSRKPPQGFMPLFSQAEQLDDSVLPGRRTSPDNHDLAGEVDHIEFEIALDGVKPRVSRVMQLPVALDGDRAMQLIIVLFGWELSHLYDFSLPKPGARNSNDRFALYPDLPEFEPVLDYLWAKDVELGQVLTPGGPTVRLAYDYGDGWIMRLKPRKIVTRQAGSHIVRASKACPPEDVGGPGGYELIREILAQGPEKAAAADPWLDLDWAQELAEIWQGLDVDAPQFGPGTYPLRLEEL from the coding sequence GTGACTGACTCCGTGATTGATCTTTCTGCCCGACGATCCAACCGGAACTGGACGCTGCTCCGCCTGGAGTCCACGGCGCTGAGTGAACCGTTGGCGCGGGAGTTCCTCGTTGATTCCAGTCTGCCGGCTATGCAGGTGGTCGACCTGCTCGCGGTGGGGATGGGATTCACCCCCTCGCCGACGACGGTGCTGGAACTGCGGAGACCCGCCGGTTCATCCCGTTACGCCGCACGAGGTGAGTACCACTTCGACAGTGACAGCCTCTGGGACGTCACCGGCATGGAGTTCTCCGAGGTGCTGCACGGCGCCGAACAGAGCGGTGCTGAACTTAGGCTCGACCTCGTCCCCGCCAAGGGGTGGCGGTTCATCCTGCAGACTCGTACACCCGCCGACACTGAACTCGACGCTGCCGCCGGGCCCTTCAGCCCGGTCGATGAGAGTCTCCCGCTGTTGAGCGGGGACGTGTCGGTGCCGGTCTATGAGGCGGTCACCTGGGCCAGGGCCGGGGAACCGGTTCCGCCGCACCTGCAGATGGCCCTGCTGCGCGATTCCGAGGTCGCGGAGGTGCTCCTGCCCCGCGAGTTCAACGTCCGCGAACGGATCCACAACTATTTCCGCCTGTCCGGCGAGGATCTGGTGTTCCCCTGGTTCGGATTGCTGGAGACCTACGCGTCCCGCTCCCCGTTGCCGGTGGCCGCACTGGAGCTGCTGAACGTCCTGGAGCAGCGCGGCCCGGCGAAGGTCCTGAAAAACGGCCGGCTCTCGCTGCCCGACACCCGGAAAGTGGTGGGCGACAGCGCCTTCTTCGCGGAACAGTGGGCGCAGGTGCCCGCTCCGATCTTCGGGAACCGGGAGCTGCGCAGCGCCGATGACGTCCCCGGTCTACCGGAAGCCCTGGACACGCTCCACGACGTCGGACTGGTTCAGGTGGACGGCCAACGGCTCACGGTGTCGGAGAACCTCCCCGGTGATCAGCCGGAACAGACGCTTGACCGGGACCGCGCGCTGATCGTCGAGCTCTTCATGGCCGACATCACCTCCGGGCGTATCGCCCAGGACTTCGCCACCGGGTACCCGGTCCCGGAGCAGATCCTCAAACCCCGTCCGGACGCCCGCTTCTCCCTGGAACCGGGTCCCGCGGACTTCCGCTTCGACTCCTACACCGACGATCCGGCCGTCAAGAGGCTTCTCGACGCCGTGATGTCCGCCGTCAACCCCTGGGGTTCCCCGCTGGAGGACGACCTCCCGGAGGACGGCTTCGTCATCGGTGACCCCGCCGTGGACGCCCAATTCGATGAAACCGGCTTCTCCGATGAGGTGAATCGGCAGATTCGGCAGTTCCGGGAGATGTTCGTGGGCCCCGACGACGCCGAGGAGGACCCCACACCCCCGGCCACCACCGGCGGCGGGAGCCGGAAACCGCCGCAGGGCTTCATGCCGCTGTTCTCCCAGGCCGAGCAGCTGGACGATTCCGTGCTGCCGGGACGGCGGACCAGCCCGGACAACCACGATCTGGCCGGCGAGGTCGACCACATCGAGTTCGAGATCGCCCTCGACGGCGTCAAACCCCGCGTCAGTCGGGTGATGCAGCTGCCGGTCGCCCTCGACGGTGACCGCGCCATGCAGTTGATCATCGTCTTGTTCGGGTGGGAGCTGAGCCACCTGTACGACTTCTCCCTGCCCAAGCCCGGTGCCCGCAACAGCAACGACAGGTTCGCGCTGTACCCGGACCTCCCGGAATTCGAACCCGTCCTTGACTACCTCTGGGCCAAGGATGTGGAGCTGGGGCAGGTGCTCACGCCGGGCGGGCCGACCGTACGGCTGGCGTACGACTACGGTGACGGCTGGATCATGCGGCTGAAGCCACGCAAGATCGTGACCCGGCAGGCCGGTTCCCATATTGTGCGCGCGAGCAAGGCCTGCCCACCGGAGGACGTCGGGGGTCCCGGCGGTTACGAGCTGATCCGCGAGATCCTGGCCCAGGGCCCGGAGAAGGCGGCAGCAGCGGATCCGTGGCTGGATCTCGACTGGGCGCAGGAGCTGGCGGAGATCTGGCAGGGACTGGACGTTGATGCGCCACAGTTCGGACCGGGGACCTATCCGCTGCGGCTGGAGGAGCTGTAG
- a CDS encoding NAD(P)-dependent malic enzyme, which yields MTTLETQTARALTDEEIFAAHEGGKLSIASARPLGTMRDLSLAYTPGVATVCQAIAEEPAVARTHTGIGDTVAIISDGSAVLGLGDIGPQASLPVMEGKAQLFSSFAGLKAVPLVLDVRDVDELVDTIAALAPSFGGINLEDISAPRCFEVERKLIERLNIPVMHDDQHGTAVVILAALRNAVALLQRELAELRIVISGAGAAGVAAVDMLLDAGARDIVVLDSRGVIHADRGDLTPVKQELAAKTNPRGVTGGVNEAFTGADTFIGVSGGSIGEEALKLMAPEPILFTLANPTPEIDPGLSRRYGAIVATGRSDLPNQINNVLAFPGIFHGALAANATAITPEMKLAASRAIAEIAAEDLDAGRIVPSPLDPRVAPAVSAAVQAAAQG from the coding sequence ATGACCACTCTCGAAACCCAGACCGCCCGAGCACTGACCGACGAAGAGATCTTCGCCGCCCACGAGGGAGGCAAGCTCTCGATCGCCTCGGCACGCCCCCTGGGGACCATGCGCGACCTCTCGCTGGCGTACACCCCGGGAGTGGCCACCGTCTGCCAGGCGATCGCCGAGGAACCCGCCGTGGCCCGGACCCACACCGGAATCGGCGACACCGTCGCGATCATCTCCGACGGCAGCGCGGTGCTGGGACTCGGCGACATCGGCCCGCAGGCCTCCCTCCCGGTCATGGAGGGCAAGGCCCAGCTGTTCAGCTCCTTCGCCGGTCTGAAGGCGGTGCCGCTGGTGCTCGACGTCCGCGACGTCGACGAGCTCGTGGACACGATCGCGGCGCTGGCACCCTCCTTCGGCGGCATCAACCTCGAGGACATCTCCGCCCCGCGCTGCTTCGAGGTCGAGCGCAAGCTGATCGAACGGCTGAACATCCCCGTCATGCACGACGACCAGCACGGCACCGCCGTGGTCATCCTCGCCGCCCTGCGCAACGCCGTCGCGCTGCTGCAGCGGGAGCTCGCCGAGCTGCGCATCGTGATCTCCGGCGCCGGCGCCGCGGGCGTGGCTGCCGTGGACATGCTTCTCGACGCCGGCGCCCGCGACATTGTGGTCCTCGACTCCCGCGGCGTCATCCACGCCGACCGCGGCGATCTCACCCCGGTCAAGCAGGAGCTGGCGGCCAAGACCAACCCGCGCGGGGTCACCGGCGGCGTCAACGAGGCCTTCACCGGCGCCGACACCTTCATCGGCGTCTCCGGCGGCAGCATCGGCGAGGAGGCACTGAAGCTGATGGCACCGGAGCCGATCCTGTTCACCCTGGCCAACCCGACCCCGGAGATCGACCCCGGGCTGTCCCGCCGCTACGGTGCCATCGTGGCCACCGGCCGCAGCGACCTGCCGAACCAGATCAACAATGTCCTGGCCTTCCCGGGCATCTTCCACGGCGCCCTCGCGGCGAACGCCACGGCGATCACCCCGGAGATGAAGCTGGCGGCCTCCCGCGCCATCGCGGAGATCGCCGCAGAAGATCTCGACGCCGGGCGGATCGTGCCCTCCCCGCTGGATCCGCGGGTGGCCCCGGCGGTCAGTGCTGCGGTGCAGGCGGCCGCACAGGGGTAA
- a CDS encoding lactate utilization protein B, with product MTHTPLGMPTVRPAYGQGNLHADIAFPEAAKTQLGNDQMRANIRHATHTIRGKRGRVVGELPDWAELRDAGSALKQQVMANLPELLEEFERNFTARGGTVHWARDAAEANRIVGELVQATGSEEVIKIKSMATQEIDLEHHLNELGITATETDLAELIVQLGHDKPSHILVPAIHRNRNEIRDIFLQEMPEADESLTSEPRDLAEAARRHLREKFLSTSVAVSGANFGIAETGTLTVVESEGNGRMCLTLPDTLITVMGIEKLVPTFADLEVFLQLLPRSSTGERMNPYTSMWTGVTPGDGPQNMHVVLLDNGRSAVLDDPDGRSALHCIRCSACLNVCPVYEQTGGHAYGSTYPGPIGAILSPQLTGITSAENASLPYASSLCGACYDVCPVKINIPEILVHLRDEDVRTKHGQRPTADAEPAPGEDHGSYDSGNSESGQSGPGRLGKLRDRLPQVPSEMDVMMKGASFVMSSGRRMSLAERALPLGRVVAGRDRAIGWLPGMAGGWTDERDLPAPPRQSFRNWWAEHSGETEQRVDRDGGARTTQEENK from the coding sequence ATGACCCACACACCACTGGGCATGCCGACCGTCCGCCCCGCCTACGGCCAGGGAAACCTGCACGCCGACATCGCCTTCCCCGAGGCCGCCAAGACCCAGCTGGGCAATGACCAGATGCGGGCGAATATCCGCCACGCCACCCACACCATCCGCGGCAAGCGGGGCCGGGTGGTCGGTGAGCTGCCGGACTGGGCGGAACTACGCGACGCCGGTTCCGCGCTCAAACAGCAGGTGATGGCGAACCTGCCGGAACTGCTCGAGGAGTTCGAGCGCAACTTCACCGCCCGCGGCGGCACTGTTCACTGGGCGCGCGACGCCGCGGAGGCCAACCGCATCGTCGGCGAGCTGGTCCAGGCCACCGGCTCGGAGGAGGTCATCAAGATCAAGTCGATGGCCACCCAGGAGATCGACCTGGAGCACCACCTGAACGAGCTCGGCATCACCGCCACCGAGACCGACCTGGCGGAGCTGATCGTCCAGCTCGGGCACGACAAACCCTCCCATATCCTGGTCCCGGCCATCCACCGCAACCGCAACGAGATCCGCGACATTTTCCTGCAGGAGATGCCGGAGGCCGACGAATCGCTGACCTCCGAGCCCCGTGACCTCGCTGAGGCGGCGCGCAGGCACCTGCGGGAGAAGTTCCTGTCCACCTCCGTGGCCGTCTCGGGCGCGAATTTCGGCATCGCCGAGACCGGCACGCTCACGGTCGTGGAGTCCGAGGGCAATGGGCGGATGTGCCTGACCCTGCCGGACACGCTGATCACCGTGATGGGCATCGAGAAGCTCGTGCCCACCTTCGCCGACCTCGAGGTCTTCCTCCAGCTGCTGCCGCGCTCGTCCACCGGCGAGCGGATGAACCCCTACACCTCCATGTGGACCGGGGTGACCCCCGGCGACGGTCCGCAGAACATGCACGTCGTGCTGCTGGACAACGGCCGCTCGGCCGTGCTCGACGATCCGGACGGCCGCTCCGCCCTGCACTGCATCCGCTGCTCGGCGTGCCTGAACGTCTGCCCCGTCTACGAGCAGACCGGCGGGCATGCCTACGGCTCCACCTACCCCGGCCCGATCGGTGCGATCCTCTCCCCGCAGCTGACGGGCATCACCTCCGCGGAGAACGCCTCGCTGCCGTACGCGTCCTCGCTGTGCGGTGCCTGCTACGACGTCTGCCCGGTGAAGATCAACATCCCCGAGATCCTGGTGCACCTGCGCGACGAGGACGTGCGCACCAAACACGGCCAACGCCCCACTGCGGACGCCGAGCCGGCACCGGGGGAGGATCATGGCTCGTACGACTCCGGGAATTCCGAATCCGGGCAGTCCGGCCCCGGTCGGCTGGGCAAGCTCCGGGACAGGCTGCCGCAGGTACCCTCCGAGATGGACGTGATGATGAAGGGGGCGTCGTTCGTGATGTCCTCGGGACGCCGGATGTCCCTGGCCGAACGCGCCCTGCCCCTGGGACGCGTGGTGGCCGGGCGGGACCGCGCCATCGGCTGGCTGCCCGGCATGGCCGGCGGCTGGACCGACGAGCGCGACCTGCCGGCCCCGCCCCGCCAGTCCTTCCGCAACTGGTGGGCCGAGCATTCGGGGGAGACCGAACAGCGCGTGGACCGGGACGGCGGGGCGCGAACGACCCAGGAGGAGAACAAGTGA
- the doeA gene encoding ectoine hydrolase — protein MRYRDDMTFPAHEYERRLRELRGRMAERRLDAVVISDPENLMYLTDYQTTGYSFFQALVVPLDDEPVMVTRALEESNVIHRTWVERSRPYPDNGDAIRELVKVLKDLGLGGARVGFERNSYYFPAYQQDRLHDAYGNGLVDCFGIIEEGRIRKSDVEIEVMRRAAAAAEAGMTAGLETAVAGATENDVAAAISAAMFRAGGEFPSVMPYVASGPRSMIGHCTWEGRTIRPGEHVFLEVGGCYRRYHTAMMRTAVNGHLTDSMYRAQETMKYALAELRRTLRPGMTVGEVDDLARGIIDGNDVGARLVTRAGYSIGIAFPPSWDEGYILSLMSGDPTPLEPGMTFHILPWMWGVDGDKTVGISDTVRITDDGCESFFTLDEDFVVHEDPAGRTPATDATRTAVSG, from the coding sequence ATGCGCTACCGCGATGACATGACATTCCCGGCCCACGAGTACGAGCGGCGGCTGCGGGAGCTGCGCGGGCGGATGGCGGAGCGCAGGCTCGACGCCGTGGTCATCTCCGACCCGGAGAACCTCATGTACCTGACGGACTACCAGACCACCGGGTACAGCTTCTTCCAGGCCTTGGTGGTCCCGCTGGACGACGAACCCGTGATGGTCACCCGGGCGCTGGAGGAGTCCAACGTCATCCACCGCACCTGGGTCGAACGGTCCCGCCCGTACCCCGACAACGGCGACGCCATCCGCGAACTGGTGAAGGTGCTCAAGGACCTGGGTCTGGGCGGGGCCCGGGTCGGATTCGAGCGCAACAGCTACTATTTCCCCGCCTACCAGCAGGACCGGCTGCACGACGCCTACGGCAACGGGCTCGTCGACTGCTTCGGAATCATCGAGGAGGGCCGCATCCGCAAGTCCGATGTGGAGATCGAGGTGATGCGCCGGGCGGCGGCAGCGGCCGAGGCCGGGATGACCGCGGGCCTGGAGACGGCCGTGGCCGGCGCCACCGAGAACGACGTCGCCGCCGCGATCTCCGCCGCCATGTTCCGCGCCGGCGGCGAGTTCCCCTCGGTCATGCCCTATGTGGCCTCCGGCCCGCGCTCGATGATCGGGCACTGCACCTGGGAGGGCCGCACCATCAGACCGGGGGAGCACGTCTTCCTTGAGGTCGGCGGCTGCTACCGCCGCTACCACACCGCGATGATGCGCACCGCGGTCAATGGCCACCTGACCGACTCCATGTACCGGGCCCAGGAGACGATGAAGTACGCGCTCGCCGAACTGCGCCGCACGCTGCGACCGGGCATGACGGTCGGGGAGGTCGACGACCTGGCCCGCGGCATCATCGACGGCAACGACGTCGGCGCCCGCCTGGTGACCCGCGCGGGCTACTCGATCGGGATCGCCTTCCCGCCGAGCTGGGACGAGGGCTACATCCTCTCGCTGATGTCGGGAGATCCCACCCCGCTTGAGCCGGGCATGACCTTCCACATCCTGCCCTGGATGTGGGGGGTCGACGGGGACAAGACCGTCGGCATCTCCGACACCGTCCGCATCACCGATGACGGCTGCGAGTCCTTCTTCACCCTGGACGAGGACTTCGTCGTCCATGAGGATCCCGCCGGGAGAACCCCTGCCACCGACGCCACCCGAACCGCTGTGAGCGGCTGA
- a CDS encoding (Fe-S)-binding protein — MRIALFATCIVDAMYPRVALATVRVLERLGHEVIFPPGQGCCSQMHVNSGYLDDALPVVRNHVKAFSAADYDVAVAPSGSCVASLGHQQPMVARAGGDEALAQQAEAVADNTYELSQLLTDVLGVTDAAEQLGSWFPHTVTYHPSCHGMRLLRLGDRQKDLLRSVEGVQFTELPDAEECCGFGGTFSFKVPEVSAAMAEEKIDNIVATGAGLCTGGDASCLMHLGGAMSRRGTGVKTVHFAEILAATRENPLDISGPVELSIPATTRGGTR; from the coding sequence ATGAGAATCGCTCTGTTCGCCACGTGCATCGTGGACGCGATGTACCCGCGGGTCGCCCTGGCCACCGTGCGCGTGCTCGAACGGCTCGGGCACGAGGTCATCTTCCCGCCCGGCCAGGGCTGCTGTTCCCAGATGCACGTCAACAGCGGCTACCTGGACGACGCCCTGCCGGTTGTCCGCAACCACGTGAAGGCCTTCTCGGCTGCCGACTACGACGTCGCCGTCGCCCCGTCGGGCTCCTGTGTCGCCTCCCTGGGCCACCAGCAGCCGATGGTCGCCCGCGCCGGGGGCGACGAGGCCCTGGCGCAGCAGGCCGAGGCCGTCGCCGACAACACCTACGAGCTGTCCCAGCTGCTCACGGACGTTCTCGGCGTGACCGACGCCGCCGAACAGCTCGGCTCCTGGTTCCCGCACACCGTCACCTACCACCCCTCCTGCCACGGCATGCGCCTGCTGCGCCTGGGCGACCGGCAGAAGGACCTGCTCCGCTCGGTCGAGGGCGTGCAGTTCACCGAGCTTCCCGACGCCGAGGAGTGCTGCGGCTTCGGCGGCACCTTCTCGTTCAAGGTGCCGGAGGTTTCTGCGGCGATGGCCGAGGAGAAGATCGACAATATCGTCGCCACCGGCGCGGGACTGTGCACCGGCGGCGACGCCTCCTGCCTCATGCACCTGGGCGGGGCCATGTCCCGCCGCGGTACCGGGGTGAAGACCGTGCACTTCGCCGAGATTCTGGCCGCCACCCGCGAGAACCCGCTCGACATCTCCGGCCCTGTGGAGTTGTCCATTCCCGCCACCACTCGAGGAGGTACCCGATGA
- a CDS encoding NAD-dependent succinate-semialdehyde dehydrogenase, whose amino-acid sequence MTMLKAIDPTTGRVAREMPAATSDEITAILDRARNAFETWRTTGFGERAEVLRAVAAHLREHTDELAPLMTEEMGKPISEARGEVGKAAWAAEHYADHAEAYLADEHIASDATSSYVQYLPLGPVLGILPWNAPFWLAFRFCAPALMAGNTCVMKHDPHVPGCAAAIEEAFRAVGAPEGIFQTLPAATEDVEQVIRDPRIRAVSFTGSDRAGSKVAAAAASEIKPAVLELGGSDPCIVLADADLEKAAEVTALSRIINAGQSCIAAKRVVVERSVHDEFVDLLAGHLRDLTVGDPREESTQVGPIAREELRENLHRQVTSSIEAGATCVLGGELPDGDGYFYPVTLLTDVEPGMTTCTEETFGPVAVVVAADDAEDALEIANDTPYGLGASVWTSTERGEAMARRIEAGQVSINGIVKTDPRLPSGGVKRSGYGRELGPHGIREFVNAQQVWVGPVRS is encoded by the coding sequence ATGACCATGCTGAAAGCCATCGACCCCACCACCGGCCGGGTGGCGCGCGAGATGCCCGCCGCAACATCAGACGAGATCACCGCGATTCTCGACCGGGCCCGGAACGCCTTCGAAACCTGGCGCACCACGGGCTTCGGCGAACGCGCGGAGGTGCTGCGGGCCGTGGCCGCCCACCTGCGCGAGCACACCGATGAACTCGCGCCGCTGATGACCGAGGAGATGGGCAAACCCATCAGCGAGGCCCGCGGCGAGGTGGGCAAGGCCGCGTGGGCCGCCGAGCACTACGCCGACCACGCCGAGGCGTACCTGGCCGACGAACACATCGCCTCCGACGCCACCTCGTCCTATGTGCAGTACCTGCCGCTGGGGCCGGTCCTGGGGATCCTGCCGTGGAACGCCCCGTTCTGGCTCGCGTTCCGCTTCTGCGCCCCGGCCCTGATGGCCGGCAACACCTGCGTGATGAAGCACGATCCGCACGTGCCCGGCTGCGCGGCGGCGATCGAGGAGGCGTTCCGGGCCGTCGGCGCACCCGAGGGCATCTTCCAGACCCTGCCGGCCGCCACCGAGGACGTGGAGCAGGTGATCCGCGACCCGAGGATCCGCGCGGTCTCCTTCACCGGCTCCGACCGGGCCGGATCGAAGGTGGCCGCGGCCGCGGCGAGCGAGATCAAGCCCGCGGTCCTCGAGCTCGGCGGCTCCGACCCCTGCATCGTGCTGGCCGACGCCGACCTGGAGAAGGCCGCGGAGGTCACGGCACTGTCGCGGATCATCAACGCCGGGCAGTCCTGCATCGCCGCCAAACGGGTGGTCGTGGAACGCAGCGTGCACGACGAGTTCGTGGACCTGCTGGCCGGACACCTGCGCGACCTCACGGTCGGCGACCCCCGCGAGGAATCCACCCAGGTCGGCCCAATCGCCCGGGAGGAGCTGCGCGAGAACCTCCACCGCCAGGTCACCTCGAGCATCGAGGCCGGCGCCACCTGTGTGCTGGGAGGCGAGCTGCCGGACGGCGACGGCTACTTCTACCCCGTCACCCTGCTCACCGATGTCGAGCCCGGGATGACCACCTGTACGGAGGAAACCTTCGGGCCGGTCGCCGTGGTGGTCGCCGCCGACGACGCCGAGGACGCGCTGGAGATCGCCAACGACACCCCGTACGGGCTGGGGGCGAGCGTATGGACCTCCACTGAGCGCGGTGAGGCCATGGCCCGGCGCATCGAGGCCGGCCAGGTCTCGATCAACGGGATCGTCAAGACCGATCCCCGGCTGCCCTCGGGCGGCGTCAAGCGCTCCGGCTACGGTCGGGAACTGGGGCCGCACGGCATCCGCGAGTTCGTCAACGCCCAGCAGGTCTGGGTCGGCCCCGTGCGGTCCTGA
- a CDS encoding LutC/YkgG family protein — MSTDAKAEILGRLRSALNDAPAVPEVARTYRRASQRAADEVLAMLEDRLVDYKAAVYHETVDTLPGRIAALLGESARYVVPEGLDAAWLPADTAARRAIVEPRDERDGAILSVRELNAVDAVLTSSTVSCAETGTIFLTGRPDEGRRAISLVPDHHICVVPVDSVVELIPEALAQVEPTAPITMISGPSATSDIELERVEGVHGPRRLDVVLLG, encoded by the coding sequence GTGAGCACCGACGCCAAAGCAGAGATCCTGGGCCGACTGCGCAGCGCGCTGAACGACGCCCCAGCCGTGCCCGAGGTCGCACGCACCTACCGGCGGGCCTCGCAACGCGCCGCCGACGAGGTCCTGGCGATGCTCGAGGACCGGCTGGTCGACTACAAGGCCGCGGTCTACCACGAGACCGTCGACACCCTGCCCGGCCGCATCGCCGCCCTGCTGGGGGAGTCCGCCCGCTATGTGGTCCCCGAGGGGCTGGACGCCGCCTGGCTACCGGCGGACACCGCCGCGCGCCGCGCGATCGTCGAGCCCCGCGATGAGCGCGACGGGGCGATCCTCAGCGTGCGCGAACTCAACGCGGTCGACGCCGTGCTCACCTCATCCACCGTCTCCTGCGCGGAGACCGGCACCATCTTCCTCACCGGCCGCCCCGACGAGGGGCGTCGCGCCATCAGCCTGGTCCCGGACCACCACATCTGCGTGGTGCCCGTGGACTCGGTCGTCGAACTCATCCCCGAGGCGCTGGCCCAGGTGGAGCCGACCGCCCCGATCACGATGATCTCCGGGCCGTCGGCGACCTCCGATATCGAGCTCGAGCGGGTCGAAGGGGTGCATGGTCCGAGAAGGCTGGATGTGGTGCTGCTGGGGTAG